In Deltaproteobacteria bacterium, a genomic segment contains:
- the lnt gene encoding apolipoprotein N-acyltransferase has protein sequence MKPSHLFRLPFQRDDLQALFSGILLALSFPNPLNVLVSHFHFGLLAWIALVPLLLSLEDKPPLAGFRLGWIAGFAGFTGILYWVVIAMHRYGGIPVPISLLILIALTLYLSLYVGAFAALVGAVRNSTGWSLSITAPPLWVGLEYLRSTLLTGFPWEDLGYSQYLNLPVIQIADVTGVFGISFLVVLANSLVSGGIVRFRKTGKIPLGIILILAILAGGILSYGYLRIESETRRTSSQTPIRVGIVQGNIDQSLKWDKAYQRETLRIYQTLTREIAQNHPDLIIWPETAVPFFFPYDQPFTRMVRNVARETGAPLLFGSPFYEVDKQRIRYFNSAYLVTPEGKIGGRYDKIHLVPFGEYVPLARFLPFIEPLVESVGNLVSGSNTLGTVVFSIPRARFGVLICYEIIFPGLTRRFIGRGADFLVTITNDAWFGKTSAPYQHFSMAVFRAVENRTYVARAANTGISGIIDSTGRIILETEIFSRVAVSGEVFLREAKTFYTRYGDLFAHACLGWGLLLLGGAYSARKRKYPGLHPQAG, from the coding sequence ATGAAGCCATCCCATCTATTCCGTCTCCCCTTTCAAAGGGACGATCTCCAGGCGCTTTTTTCGGGGATTCTCCTGGCCCTGAGCTTTCCCAATCCCTTGAACGTGTTGGTATCCCATTTCCATTTCGGTCTCCTGGCGTGGATCGCTCTTGTCCCCCTTCTTCTCTCCCTGGAAGACAAGCCGCCTCTTGCGGGCTTCCGCCTGGGGTGGATCGCTGGTTTCGCCGGTTTCACAGGCATTCTCTATTGGGTGGTCATAGCCATGCACCGTTACGGGGGGATCCCCGTCCCGATAAGCCTCCTGATCCTCATTGCCCTCACCCTTTACCTCAGCCTCTATGTCGGCGCCTTTGCCGCCCTGGTGGGCGCGGTTCGGAACAGTACCGGTTGGAGCCTCTCCATCACCGCCCCTCCCCTTTGGGTAGGGCTCGAATACCTGCGATCGACTCTGCTCACGGGTTTCCCATGGGAAGATCTCGGCTATTCTCAGTACCTGAACCTCCCCGTGATCCAGATCGCCGACGTCACCGGTGTGTTCGGAATCTCCTTTCTCGTGGTTCTGGCCAACAGCCTGGTTTCAGGCGGCATCGTCAGGTTCAGGAAGACCGGAAAGATTCCACTGGGGATCATCCTCATTCTGGCCATTCTCGCCGGTGGGATTCTTTCATATGGATACCTGAGAATCGAAAGCGAAACGAGGAGAACTTCCAGTCAAACACCAATAAGAGTAGGAATAGTCCAGGGAAACATAGACCAGAGCCTCAAATGGGACAAGGCCTACCAGAGAGAGACCCTCCGGATATACCAGACTCTCACCCGGGAGATCGCCCAAAACCATCCCGACCTTATCATATGGCCTGAGACCGCCGTTCCCTTCTTCTTCCCCTATGACCAGCCCTTCACCCGCATGGTCCGGAACGTTGCCCGTGAGACGGGGGCACCGCTGCTCTTCGGAAGCCCCTTCTACGAGGTGGACAAGCAAAGGATACGGTACTTCAACAGTGCCTATCTCGTCACCCCCGAGGGAAAGATCGGAGGCCGGTACGACAAGATCCATCTGGTTCCCTTCGGGGAGTATGTCCCCCTGGCCCGTTTTCTCCCTTTCATCGAGCCTCTTGTTGAAAGCGTCGGAAATCTCGTTTCAGGCAGCAATACCCTTGGAACCGTCGTCTTCTCCATTCCCAGGGCAAGGTTCGGCGTGCTTATCTGCTATGAGATCATCTTCCCCGGTCTGACTCGGAGGTTCATCGGCAGGGGTGCCGACTTCCTGGTAACCATCACAAACGATGCGTGGTTCGGAAAAACGTCGGCTCCCTACCAACACTTCTCAATGGCCGTCTTCAGAGCCGTGGAAAACCGGACCTATGTGGCAAGAGCGGCCAACACGGGGATCAGTGGAATCATCGATTCCACAGGCAGGATCATTCTCGAGACAGAGATCTTTTCCCGCGTGGCCGTATCAGGCGAGGTATTTCTCCGGGAAGCCAAGACCTTCTATACCAGGTACGGGGATCTATTCGCCCACGCCTGTCTCGGCTGGGGGCTTCTCTTGCTTGGAGGAGCCTATTCCGCCCGGAAAAGGAAGTACCCCGGCCTTCATCCCCAAGCAGGATGA
- a CDS encoding ABC transporter ATP-binding protein, with protein sequence MLDVEEIHTFYGLSHVLFGVSLGVEEGRVVCLLGRNGAGKTTTLKSIMGLTPPKQGSIRFKEQEIAGKPPYLLARMGIGYVPDDRRIFAYLTVGENLEIAARKARPGEGWNKERVYELFPALERIDSRSGGLLSGGEQKMLAIGRALMGNPELLLLDEPTEGLAPALVQTLERRMTRLKEAGLTVLLAEQNVKSALRLSGRGYIIDNGKIRYHGTIEEIRENEELRKRYLLA encoded by the coding sequence ATGCTCGATGTGGAAGAGATTCACACCTTCTACGGGCTGAGCCATGTGCTGTTCGGCGTCTCTCTCGGAGTGGAGGAGGGGAGGGTTGTCTGTCTTTTGGGCCGGAACGGCGCGGGAAAGACAACCACCCTCAAAAGCATTATGGGCCTTACCCCGCCGAAACAGGGAAGCATTAGATTCAAGGAGCAAGAGATCGCCGGTAAGCCCCCCTATCTACTCGCTCGGATGGGTATCGGTTACGTACCTGATGACAGGCGGATCTTTGCATACCTGACGGTGGGAGAAAACCTGGAGATCGCCGCAAGGAAGGCCAGACCAGGCGAAGGATGGAACAAGGAGAGGGTTTATGAACTCTTCCCGGCATTGGAACGCATAGATTCTCGGAGCGGAGGGCTTCTCAGCGGCGGGGAACAGAAGATGCTGGCCATTGGGAGAGCCCTCATGGGTAACCCAGAGCTTCTGCTTCTCGACGAACCCACGGAAGGCCTGGCTCCTGCCCTGGTCCAAACACTGGAAAGGCGGATGACGAGGCTGAAGGAGGCGGGTCTGACGGTTCTGCTAGCAGAACAGAACGTAAAGTCTGCACTGAGACTCAGCGGCCGCGGGTACATTATCGACAACGGGAAGATCCGTTACCATGGAACCATCGAGGAAATAAGGGAGAACGAGGAGCTCAGGAAGAGGTATCTACTGGCTTAG
- a CDS encoding HlyC/CorC family transporter, translated as MSHALWKRLREFLRFFTRRATVTKEDIHSIIDAGEEEGVINLDEHEMIHGVLGLKGRIAREIMVPRTEITCVNSRVTIEEAIQRILEDGHSRIPVFEEDLDHIVGILYAKDLLRFCKEQKIRISPREIARKAYFIPETKDLESLLREFKMKRVHIAVVVDEYGGTSGLITIEDLIEEVFGEIEDEYDREEKRLVRLEDGWVLADGRLEIEELEECLDIQIPKRGFESVGGFIFDLIGRVPKRGETIGYPGLEIKIEEADERRIEKVKIRRIPEQGISPSGQ; from the coding sequence GTGAGCCACGCTTTGTGGAAGCGGCTTCGTGAGTTTCTCCGTTTTTTCACAAGACGCGCAACCGTAACCAAGGAGGATATCCATTCAATCATCGATGCAGGAGAGGAGGAGGGCGTAATCAACCTGGATGAACACGAAATGATCCACGGGGTTCTCGGGCTCAAGGGAAGAATCGCCAGGGAGATCATGGTCCCCCGTACGGAGATTACCTGTGTGAACAGCCGGGTCACGATCGAGGAGGCGATCCAACGGATCCTCGAAGACGGTCATTCCCGTATCCCCGTCTTCGAGGAAGATCTCGATCACATCGTGGGAATCCTGTATGCCAAGGATCTTCTCCGCTTTTGCAAGGAACAGAAAATCCGAATCTCCCCGAGAGAGATTGCCAGAAAAGCCTATTTCATTCCGGAGACCAAGGATCTCGAAAGCCTTCTCCGAGAGTTCAAGATGAAAAGGGTTCACATAGCCGTTGTGGTCGATGAATACGGCGGAACATCGGGCCTCATAACCATCGAAGACCTCATCGAGGAGGTCTTCGGAGAAATCGAAGATGAATACGATAGAGAGGAAAAACGGCTCGTACGCCTGGAGGACGGTTGGGTCCTGGCAGATGGAAGGCTGGAAATCGAGGAACTGGAGGAGTGCCTGGACATTCAGATCCCCAAGCGCGGTTTCGAGAGCGTCGGCGGGTTCATCTTCGACCTCATCGGAAGAGTCCCAAAGCGGGGAGAAACCATCGGATACCCGGGGCTGGAGATAAAGATCGAGGAAGCCGATGAGAGGAGGATCGAAAAGGTCAAGATACGAAGGATCCCAGAACAAGGCATCTCCCCTTCCGGCCAGTAG
- the ybeY gene encoding rRNA maturation RNase YbeY: protein MLEILGLEQKDLSILLADDPTIADLNERYLGKARPTNVIAFPMQEGPFSEINPRMLGDVVVSIETARRQAREAGIAVDDVIDRLLAHGILHLAGYDHEGPEDQARRMEEKEEEILRTLEREDGSHMRRRRPKGGEPDS from the coding sequence ATGCTAGAAATACTCGGACTGGAGCAAAAGGACCTGAGTATCCTCCTGGCAGACGATCCTACTATAGCTGACCTCAACGAGAGATACCTGGGAAAAGCCAGGCCCACCAACGTGATCGCCTTTCCTATGCAAGAGGGGCCTTTCAGTGAGATCAACCCTCGCATGCTCGGCGACGTTGTCGTGTCCATTGAAACCGCCCGCCGGCAAGCCCGAGAGGCCGGTATCGCGGTGGATGACGTCATCGACCGCTTGCTGGCCCACGGCATCCTCCATCTGGCCGGTTACGATCACGAGGGACCTGAGGATCAGGCTCGACGGATGGAGGAAAAGGAAGAGGAGATCCTCCGGACACTTGAAAGAGAAGACGGTTCTCATATGCGGCGGAGGCGACCGAAGGGGGGTGAACCAGACTCGTGA